The DNA sequence CGCTTCAGCACCTGGCACGTTCCGGCCGGCGCCGATGTTCAGAATCTCTGGATCCCGATGCTGGAGGAGATGAAAACCCGCAGCGACGGCCGCATCACCTACACGATGTTTGCCGGCGGCGCCCTGGGCAAGGGGCCCGACCACTACGACATCGTCAAGACCGGCCTCTCCGACATGGGCTATGCGACCCTGACGTGGACCCCCGGCCGGTTTCCGCTGACCGACGTGCTCTCCTCGCCGATGGTTTGCCCGGCCAAGTGGAAGGGGGTCGAGATCGGCATGGCGATGTATGAAAAGGGCCTCAGCGACGAGTTCAAGGACGTCAAGGTCCTGCACATCAACAACTGCGTCATGGCGCACCTGTGGACCACCAAGAAGGTCGAAAAAATGGAGGACTTGAAGGGGATGAAGATCCGCAGCCCCGGCGGCATCCAGACTCTGTGCATCGAATCCCTGGGCGCCACCCCGGTTTTCATGCCGCTGGGCGAGGTCTATCTGTCCATGGAAACCGGCGTGCTGGACGGCGTGGTCACCTGCCCGGCGCTGGTCAAGGCCTTCAAGCTCTACGAGGTCGCCGACTACGGTGTGCCGGTCTCCTTCGGCTGCGTCTCCGAAGGCCTTTTCATGAACCAGAAATCCTGGGAGCGCACCCCCGAGGATCTCAAGCCGATCATCGAGGAGGTCGCCCGCAACGCCTACAAGCTGCACAACATGTTTGACGAGCACTGGTATGAGGAATCCATGGATGCCTTTGGCCAGACCGTCGAACTGGTCACCCTTTCGCCCGAAGAAAAGGCCCGCTGGGAAAAGCAGTTCCAAGGGGTGATGGTGAACTGGGCAGACGGGCTGGAGAAAAAAGGCCTGCCCGCGGGCAAGACCATCGCGGATTTCAGGGAAGTGCTGACCGAGCAGGGCGTGCCCACCAACATCCTGCCGGCGGAATAGGGCGAGGTTCGGTGTGATTGCCGCCGCTTCTCCGGGCCCGCCGCGCCGCCCGCCGGCGGGCCCGGAGAGGCATTCCAGACCAACCCAAATCCGGCGTCATCGATTGCCGCGACGCTGACGGTAAAACCGCATGATTTCCGAAGAAAACATCATTCATCGCCTGACCGGCTGGGCCTTTTCAGCCGGCATGGTCTGGGTGCTGGTCATGATGGTCCTGACGGCCGTGGACGTCACCGGCCGTTATCTTTTTTCTGCGCCCGTCAAGGGGTCTCTGGAACTGAGCGAGTTCATGCTGGCGGTTTTCGGCATGCTGGGCATGGCCTACACCCAGCGCATGGGGGCCAACGTCAAGGTCCGCATCCTGGAAAAATTCCTGCCCCGCCGGGCGGTCCTGGCACTGGACAGCCTGACCTTCGCCCTGAGCCTGGGCGTCGTCCTGCTGCTGGTCTACCAGAGCTGGGTGATGGGGATCGAGGAGTACCATTACGGGACGACCTCGGACTCGCTGGGTGTTCCGCTCTACCCGTTTCATTTCCTGCTCTCGCTGGCCTGCCTGGTGCTGGCGTTGGAGCTGCTGGTGTCGCTGGTCAACTCCCTTTACGGGGTGTTCGCCAAAAACCCGCCGTCTTAAAGGAGCCGCATGGATCCACTGATCGTTGGCCTGGGGGGTATCGGGGTCCTGTTTTTGCTGCTGCTGATCGGCATGCCCATCGGCTATACCCTGGCACTGGTGGGCTTTGCCGGCATCAGCCTGATCACCGATCCGGCGGTGGCCATGCCGACGCTGGTCAAATCCTTCTACTCCACCTTCACCCAATACGCCTTCACGGTCATCCCCCTATTTGTCATCATGGGGGAGCTGGCCACCATCTGCGGCCTGAGCCAGGGGATCTACGACGTGGCCGACAAATGGCTGCGCCGGCTGCCCGGCGGCCTGGGGATCGCCACCATCGGGGCCTGCTCGGGGTTTGCCGCCATCTGCGGCTCCTCGGTGGCCACCGCGGCCACCCTGGGGCGGGTGGCGCTGCCCGAGATGCAGCGCTACGGCTACGACCGGCATCTTGCCACCGGCAGCGTGGCGGCCGGGGGAACCCTGGGGTTTCTGATTCCCCCCAGCATCGGCTTCGTGGTCTACGGGATCCTGACCGAGCAGTCCATCGGCAAACTGCTGATCTCGGGCTTTCTGCCGGGGTTTCTGCTGGCCGCGGCCTATGTGGTCATCATCGTGGTCTGGGTCGCGCTGAAGCCGGAATCGGCGCCGGCCAGCCCGGAAACGGTCAGCCTGAAGGAGAAGCTGCTGGCGCTGAAAGGGGTGTGGGAGCTGGCGGTGGGCTTCCTGCTGGTGATGGGCGGGCTTTATCTGGGTTTTTTCACCCCCACCGAGGCGGGCGGTGTCGGGGCCTTTTTCCTGTTCTGCGTGACCCTCTTCAAGCGCCGCCTGGACTGGACCCGGCTGCGGCTGGCGCTGCAGGAGACGGCCAAGATCTCCGTCATGATCTTCATGATCCTGGCCGGGGCCTACGTCTTCACCTACTTCATGGCGCTCAGCATGATCCCCATGCGTCTCGCCGGCTGGCTGACCGGGCTGGACCTTTCGCCCTACATCATCCTGACCATCATCCTGCTGGGCTA is a window from the Desulfobacteraceae bacterium genome containing:
- a CDS encoding TRAP transporter large permease, which translates into the protein MDPLIVGLGGIGVLFLLLLIGMPIGYTLALVGFAGISLITDPAVAMPTLVKSFYSTFTQYAFTVIPLFVIMGELATICGLSQGIYDVADKWLRRLPGGLGIATIGACSGFAAICGSSVATAATLGRVALPEMQRYGYDRHLATGSVAAGGTLGFLIPPSIGFVVYGILTEQSIGKLLISGFLPGFLLAAAYVVIIVVWVALKPESAPASPETVSLKEKLLALKGVWELAVGFLLVMGGLYLGFFTPTEAGGVGAFFLFCVTLFKRRLDWTRLRLALQETAKISVMIFMILAGAYVFTYFMALSMIPMRLAGWLTGLDLSPYIILTIILLGYLVLGCFLDATSMMVLTLPVIFPAILQLGFDPIWFGVISVLMMEAGLITPPLGLNIFVISGVAGVPIEVVFRGAMYFLLAIFAVVVLITIFPQIATVLPAMMR
- a CDS encoding TRAP transporter substrate-binding protein; the encoded protein is MKLTSRITATLAIVTAIGLVMGFGLSPAARAEDGKMHIRFSTWHVPAGADVQNLWIPMLEEMKTRSDGRITYTMFAGGALGKGPDHYDIVKTGLSDMGYATLTWTPGRFPLTDVLSSPMVCPAKWKGVEIGMAMYEKGLSDEFKDVKVLHINNCVMAHLWTTKKVEKMEDLKGMKIRSPGGIQTLCIESLGATPVFMPLGEVYLSMETGVLDGVVTCPALVKAFKLYEVADYGVPVSFGCVSEGLFMNQKSWERTPEDLKPIIEEVARNAYKLHNMFDEHWYEESMDAFGQTVELVTLSPEEKARWEKQFQGVMVNWADGLEKKGLPAGKTIADFREVLTEQGVPTNILPAE
- a CDS encoding TRAP transporter small permease, producing MISEENIIHRLTGWAFSAGMVWVLVMMVLTAVDVTGRYLFSAPVKGSLELSEFMLAVFGMLGMAYTQRMGANVKVRILEKFLPRRAVLALDSLTFALSLGVVLLLVYQSWVMGIEEYHYGTTSDSLGVPLYPFHFLLSLACLVLALELLVSLVNSLYGVFAKNPPS